One Anopheles marshallii chromosome 3, idAnoMarsDA_429_01, whole genome shotgun sequence genomic region harbors:
- the LOC128712938 gene encoding probable chitinase 2 has translation MQPLQLLGIGAILLCSFGALVDGATECPTRPYRVVCYLASWSNYREGSGSFNISYIVPDHCTHLVYTFAGLNIGGGIDSLDYYNDINVNKGYSKIVALKEENPCLKVLLAIGGWNEGSEKYSLMAERESTREAFADQTLRYLVHYGFDGLDIDWEYPTMRGGLPEDRENFILLVQALRNKFAPRRKLLTAAISASKEILQSGYDLPKLCEELDFINLMTYDYSSAAKAALDAPLYGDSSTGETIDTTIAYVSKSGCPMSKFTLGITTHAKTYTVVPSRLMAPGIRAVGPGAPGPYTRSAGTLGYNEVCEMLKPNGTAPMQWVVKAMAQNAVKYAYRDDQWLTFDGVETVATKVKYAMDKKLGGIMFWTIDTDDFQGDCHNEAYPLLQTALRMLGYGKKL, from the exons ATGCAACCGTTACAACTGTTAGGCATCGGAGCAATATTGCTCTGCAGCTTTGGAGCCTTGGTGGATGGAGCAACGGAATGTCCAACAA GACCTTACCGTGTGGTGTGTTACTTGGCAAGCTGGTCCAACTACCGTGAGGGCAGCGGATCGTTCAACATTTCGTACATAGTCCCGGATCACTGCACGCATTTGGTGTACACGTTTGCCGGACTGAACATTGGCGGTGGAATCGATTCACTTGACTACTACAACGATATCAACGTGAACA AGGGCTATTCGAAGATTGTTGCCTTGAAGGAGGAGAACCCATGTCTGAAGGTACTGCTTGCGATCGGTGGTTGGAACGAGGGTTCGGAAAAGTACTCACTG ATGGCTGAACGTGAATCGACCCGCGAGGCATTTGCGGACCAAACGCTCCGCTACCTGGTACACTATGGATTCGACGGGTTGGACATCGACTGGGAGTATCCCACAATG CGTGGAGGACTGCCGGAAGATCGAGAGAACTTCATTCTGCTCGTGCAAGCGCTGCGCAACAAGTTTGCGCCACGCAGAAAGCTTCTAACGGCGGCCATCAGTGCGTCGAAGGAGATCCTGCAGAGTGGTTACGATCTGCCGAAGCTGTGCGAAGAGCTCGACTTTATCAACCTAATGACGTACGACTACTCTAGCGCGGCGAAGGCCGCACTGGATGCGCCACTCTACGGCGATTCCTCAACGGGAGAGACGATT GACACAACGATCGCATACGTCAGCAAAAGTGGCTGCCCGATGAGCAAATTCACGCTGGGCATCACGACCCACGCCAAAACGTACACCGTCGTGCCGAGCCGTCTGATGGCGCCGGGCATTAGGGCGGTTGGACCGGGCGCACCGGGACCCTACACGCGCAGTGCTGGCACGCTCGGGTACAACGAGGTGTGCGAGATGCTGAAACCGAACGGGACCGCTCCGATGCAATGGGTTGTGAAGGCGATGGCCCAGAATGCCGTCAAGTACGCGTACCGTGACGATCAGTGGCTAACGTTCGACGGTGTCGAAACGGTCGCTACGAAGGTGAAGTACGCGATGGATAAAAAGTTGGGCGGGATCATGTTTTGGACGATCGATACGGACGACTTTCAGGGGGACTGTCATAACGAGGCGTACCCGCTGCTGCAAACCGCTCTCCGGATGCTGGGCTACGGGAAGAAACTCTGA
- the LOC128714291 gene encoding ADP-ribose pyrophosphatase, mitochondrial, whose protein sequence is MALRQSACRLLSAVAGAGSSGAAVEETVETMARIIPGIFKHSRCRNNVYPQSDVRRYPVPDESVFWTQTYSDYQPPLHESPVLQGKEWADLDADNASFSPKWNELDGKVNRVSFVGTYEIRDSCPLNPFGRTGIRGRGILGRWGPNHAADPVVTRWKLDEAGQPIVHPVSGKRILQMCAIERTDCGEWAIPGGMVDPGEKVSATLRREFLEETMDNDAGEMASEVEQFFAAGTEIYKGYVDDPRNTDCAWMETVAVNFHDESGSVVGRFPLHAGDDAAKVRWMDVGEEVKLYASHSNIVKRVVDMLEAHW, encoded by the exons ATGGCACTCCGACAGTCCGCGTGCAGATTGCTATCGGCAGTCGCTGGCGCTGGTTCGTCCGGTGCTGCTGTGGAAGAAACGGTCGAAACGATGGCACGAATCATACCGGGAATCTTTAAACATTCGCGCTGCCGCAACAACGTTTACCCGCAGAGTGACGTGCGACGGTATCCCGTACCGGATGAGTCCGTCTTCTGGACACAAACGTACTCCGACTATCAGCCACCGTTGCACGAATCGCCCGTACTGCAGGGCAAAGAGTGGGCCGATCTGGATGCCG ATAACGCCTCGTTCAGTCCGAAATGGAACGAGCTGGACGGGAAGGTCAACCGGGTAAGCTTTGTTGGGACGTACGAAATACGGGACAGCTGCCCGTTGAATCCGTTCGGGCGCACCGGAATCCGGGGCCGTGGCATACTCGGTCGCTGGGGTCCGAACCATGCGGCCGATCCGGTCGTAACGCGCTGGAAGCTTGACGAAGCCGGCCAACCGATAGTGCACCCGGTCAGCGGCAAGCGCATTCTGCAGATGTGTGCGATCGAGCGGACGGATTGTGGCGAGTGGGCCATCCCCGGCGGTATGGTGGATCCGGGCGAGAAGGTCAGTGCTACGCTGAGGCGCGAATTTCTCGAGGAAACGATGGATAACGATGCCGGTGAGATGGCGAGCGAGGTGGAACAGTTCTTTGCGGCCGGGACCGAAATTTACAAAGGGTACGTGGACGATCCGCGCAATACGGATTGCGCCTGGATGGAGACGGTCGCGGTAAACTTTCACGATGAGTCCGGTTCGGTCGTCGGGCGGTTCCCGCTGCATGCGGGCGATGATGCGGCGAAGGTACGCTGGATGGATGTCGGCGAGGAGGTGAAACTGTACGCCAGCCATTCGAACATCGTCAAACGTGTGGTCGATATGCTGGAGGCGCACTGGTGA
- the LOC128713692 gene encoding CUE domain-containing protein 1, with translation MASTMQLEFSQAMSDFKNMFPDMDRDVIEAVLRANQGAVDATIDQLLAMSTDNQNEKLRHELETDGSGPRPGVAINQSTDRPLLDLSSDVPSAGSERFLSTSPNATASSIVAQQLGASPKIRKPPAGSATGSATNSPRTHAGQQATQQLRNDTTLGERSAGFASTTATMNRRWNPPLVGPLPPTFLRLGGTAGGTIGPDGTYRSTEFDLGDEQFAMMLQNEEFMAELRWNQEFLSALEKDHQGKVQDDAAFKERLRHMGKVSRKKFAQLARVFTWQRGGNKKASAVRHPDSLLLQEEHSDDEAEPKRVASGKK, from the exons ATGGCTTCCACGATGCAGCTGGAGTTTTCACAGGCCATGTCCGACTTTAAAAACATGTTCCCGGACATGGATAGGGACGTCATTGAGGCGGTGCTACGTGCCAACCAGGGCGCCGTAGATGCCACTATCGATCAGTTGCTGGCCATGAGCACGGACAATCAG AACGAAAAGCTGCGTCATGAGCTGGAAACTGACGGTAGTGGTCCGCGGCCTGGTGTCGCCATTAATCAATCCACCGATCGCCCGCTGCTTGATCTGTCCAGTGATGTGCCGAGCGCTGGATCGGAACGATTCCTCAGCACATCACCGAACGCAACCGCCAGCTCAATCGTTGCGCAACAGTTGGGCGCGTCGCCAAAAATACGCAAACCACCTGCCGGTAGTGCGACCGGAAGCGCCACCAACAGTCCCCGCACACACGCCGGACAGCAAGCGACACAGCAGCTACGCAACGATACGACGCTGGGCGAAAGATCGGCCGGATTCGCTTCCACCACGGCGACGATGAACCGTCGCTGGAATCCACCGCTCGTTGGGCCACTGCCGCCGACATTTTTGCGGCTCGGTGGAACGGCCGGCGGTACGATCGGACCGGACGGTACGTACCGCAGCACCGAGTTCGATCTCGGTGACGAACAGTTCGCGATGATGCTGCAAAACGAAGAGTTTATGGCGGAGTTGCGATGGAACCAGGAGTTCCTGTCCGCGCTGGAGAAGGACCATCAAGGTAAGGTGCAGGATGATGCCGCGTTCAAGGAACGGTTGCGCCACATGGGTAAGGTGTCGCGCAAAAAGTTCGCCCAGCTGGCGCGTGTCTTTACGTGGCAGCGCGGCGGCAACAAGAAGGCTAGTGCCGTACGGCATCCGGACTCGTTGTTGCTGCAGGAGGAGCACAGCGACGATGAGGCGGAACCGAAGCGGGTTGCATCGGGCAAAAAGTAG